In a single window of the Hyalangium gracile genome:
- a CDS encoding AraC family transcriptional regulator, whose amino-acid sequence MRRGSIAAQAIATVVDAAEEMGISREALLGAIGVTPEALQERDGRLPVAVAMTLFRELERMTGDPTIGLHLTERIRSTAHGVKVYLFRASPTLRSAFERIIRYLPLTNDSQETELEVRGSQAFVRWRVRPPSPPMNPQGSEFYAGSLLRTAREATVAPWRALEVRFSHPPIEPRAERERILGAPVRFGCPHDEFVLPASVLDLPLREPDPFLLEVLQRHANEMLHRMGSRSACDRVRTVLLDLLPEGRATLEETAAELKASPRTLQRELQQEGTSFTRLLDEVKREVAQQFIARSRMEIIEVAFAAGFTELSAFYRAFRRWTGTTPGEYRRQHEPG is encoded by the coding sequence ATGCGCAGAGGCTCGATCGCGGCTCAGGCGATTGCCACGGTGGTGGATGCGGCCGAGGAGATGGGCATCTCGCGGGAGGCGCTCCTGGGCGCGATTGGCGTCACGCCGGAAGCGCTTCAGGAGAGGGACGGCCGCCTCCCGGTCGCCGTCGCGATGACCCTCTTCCGCGAGCTGGAGCGCATGACGGGCGATCCCACGATCGGCCTCCACCTCACCGAGCGCATCCGCAGCACGGCTCACGGCGTCAAGGTGTACCTGTTCCGCGCCAGCCCGACGCTGCGCTCGGCCTTCGAGCGCATCATCCGCTACCTCCCGCTGACCAACGACAGCCAGGAGACGGAGCTCGAGGTGCGCGGCTCGCAGGCGTTCGTGCGTTGGCGGGTCCGCCCCCCCTCCCCTCCGATGAATCCCCAGGGGTCCGAGTTCTACGCGGGCAGCCTGCTGCGCACCGCCCGCGAGGCCACCGTGGCGCCCTGGCGAGCGCTGGAGGTGCGCTTCAGCCATCCTCCCATCGAGCCGCGGGCCGAGCGCGAGCGCATCCTGGGAGCTCCGGTGCGCTTCGGCTGCCCCCATGACGAGTTCGTCCTTCCCGCCTCGGTGCTCGACCTGCCGCTGCGCGAGCCGGACCCCTTCCTCCTCGAGGTCCTCCAGCGCCACGCCAACGAGATGCTGCACAGGATGGGCTCGCGGAGCGCCTGCGACCGGGTCCGGACCGTGCTGCTCGATCTACTCCCGGAGGGGCGCGCCACGCTCGAGGAGACCGCGGCGGAGCTGAAGGCGAGCCCGCGCACCCTTCAGCGCGAGCTCCAGCAGGAGGGCACCTCCTTCACGCGGCTTCTCGATGAGGTGAAGCGCGAGGTGGCGCAGCAGTTCATCGCCCGGAGCCGCATGGAGATCATCGAGGTGGCGTTCGCCGCCGGCTTCACGGAGCTGAGCGCCTTCTACCGAGCCTTCCGCCGCTGGACGGGCACCACCCCCGGCGAGTACCGCCGCCAGCACGAGCCGGGCTGA